In Streptomyces sannanensis, the DNA window GTGCGTACGCTGCGCGGACTGCTCAGCGGTGTGCTGCTCGCAGCGCCGCAGCCAGCGCCGCAGGCGCCTCGGCCAGCGACGGCCCGTACCAGGTGAGATGACGTCCGCTGACGAGCGCGGCGGGCATCCCCGGGAACGCCTCGGGCCCGTCGTCCGCGGTGAAGGCGTACGGCTCGTCGGGGAGCACGACCAGGTCCGCCCCGGAAGCGTTCAGCTCGTCGATCGGGATACGGGGGTAACGGTCGGCGTGCGCGTCGTAGAGATTGCGCACGCCCAGCCTGGCCAGCAGGTCACCGGCGAAGGTGTCGCGGCCGAGGACCATCCAGGGACGCCGCCAGATCGGCACCACGGCGCTCAGCCACTCGTACGGGACCACGGCGTCCCAGGCCGCCTCCGCCTCGTCGAGCCAGCGGGGGCGTGACACCCCGCACGCCTCGAGGGTCCGTTCCAGTTCCTGGAAGGCCTGCGGCAGGGTGCGCACCTCGGTGAGCAGCACCTCCAGTCCGGCGGCGCGCAGCGCGGCCAGGTCGGGCTCGCGGTTCTCCTCCTCATTGGCGACGACGAGGTCGGGGCGGAGCCGGCCGATCTTCTCGACGTCCGGGTTCTTGGTGCCTCTGATCCGTACGACGTCGAGGCCCCCCGGGTGGCTGCACCAGTCGGTGGCGCCGACCAGCAGACCCGGGGCACTGACGGCGATCGCCTCGGTGAGGGAGGGGACGAGCGAGACGACACGCATCAGGACTCCGTGACTTCGACGTGGTCGGCGACGGCGACGACGAGGATGCGAGTGCCGGGCTCGGTGGCGCGCCAGCGGTGCCTTACTCCGCCGGACAGATACAGGGTGTCGCCGCGTTCCAGCCGGTACGCCCGGCCTTCGGCCTCCACCTCGGCGGTGCCGTCGGCGATGTACATCAGCTCGTCGTTGCGGTGCCGGTATTCGCGGCCCGCGTCGTGCTCGCCGGTGAATTCCAGGGCGTGCAGCTGGTGGTGGCCGTGCACGACGGGGCGCACCCGGGTGTCCGCGACGAGACCGGAATCGTCACCGGCCCGTACGACGTCGACGGTACGGGCCGCGTCGGCCGCCGCGAGCAGCTGCACCGCCGTGGTCTCCAGTGCGTCCGCGACCCGCTCGAGCGAGCGCATGCTGGGGCGGGCCCGCTCGTTCTCGATCTGGCTGAGGAACGGCACGGAGAGGCCACTGCGCGCGGCGACAGCTGCGAGTGTCAGGTCCAGGGCCCTGCGCCTTCTGCGGACAGCCGCGCCCACCCGAAGCGTGTCCTTCGAGTCCTTGTCGTCCATATCGCCCATCACTCCCGCTCCCTCCCTCTGCATGCACCTTACGCAGCTTCGGCGAGCGGTTTCGCACGTATGTCACATGCGCTTCACATAAGCACTCCGGATTCGATTCCGCCTGTCGCCGTCGAACAAAGTTCGACAGAGCGTCGCCCCGCCGGTTCGTGCCGGCGGGGCGACGGGGGTGTCACTGCGGGGTCAGCCGGTCGGGGTCAGCTTCTCGGCGAGACCCGGGTTCTCCTTGAGCCAGGCGCGGACCGCCTCCTGCTCCTTGCCCTTGCCGGTCTGCTGGATCTTCGCCTCGAGGCCGGTGAGCTGCTGCTCGCTCAGCTTGAAGGACTTGAGCCACTTCGCGACCTCGGGGTTGTCCTCGGCGAAGCCCTTGCGAGTCAGGGTGTGCACGCCGTCTCCCTTGCCCCAGGTGCCCTTCGGGTCCTTGAGCTTCTTCAGGTCGTAGTCGCTGTACGCCCAGTGCGGCGACCAGAGCGTGACGACGATCGGCTCCTTCTTGGCGTACGCGCGCTTCAGCTCGGCCAGCATGCCGGGCGTGGAGCCGTCGACGACCTGGTACTCCTTGTCGAGGCCGTACGCGGGCAGGACCTTGTCCTTGAGCAGCCCCATCATGCCCGCACTGGGCTCGATGCCGATGATCCGCCCCTTGAACTGGTCCGACTTGCCCTTGAGGTCGTCGAGGGAGTCGATTCCCTTCATGTACGAGGGGACGGCCAGCTCCAGCGAGGTGGGCCCGTACCAGGCGCCCATGTCCTCGAGCTCGTTCCGGTACTTCGCCCAGTAGTTGGCATGGGTGACCGGCAGCCAGGCGTCGGTCTGGAAGTCGATCTGTCCGCCGGCCATGCCGGTGTACAGCGCCCCGGCCTCGTACTGCTTGGCGTCGACCTCGTAGCCGTGTTCTTCCAGCAGTTCCTTCCACAGGAAGGTGGAGGCGACACCCTCGTCCCAGGGGATGTAGCCCAGGGAGATCTTCTTGCCGTTGCCGGTGCCGGTCCCGGCCACCGCGGTCCCGGAGGTGGTCCCGCCGAACATGCCCATGCCGCCGGCGATCAGCGACAGGACGACGATGCCGGCGACCGCGAAGGCGGGGCGGGGACGGTGGTTCCGGATGCGGAGGCGGCCGCCGGCCGCGGCCCTGGCCTTGGCGAGGGCCCGGCGGCCCAGCGGGGAGACCTGGCGGCCGAGGGCACCGGTCATCCGGTCCAGGTACATGGCCAGGATGACGATGGAGACGCCCGCCTCGAAGCCGAGGCCGATGTCGACGTTGCCGATGGCGCGGTAGACCGCGCCGCCCAGACCGCCGCCGCCGACCATGCCGGCGATGACGACCATCGACAGGCCCAGCATGATGACCTGGTTGATGCCCGCCATGAGGGTGGGCAGGGCGAGCGGGAGCTGCACCCGCAGCAGGGTGTCGCGGGGCGTGGTGCCGAATGCCTCGGCGGCCTCGACGAGTTCGCCGTCGACCTGGCGGATGCCGAGCTCGGTCATCCGTACGCCCGGAGCCAGCGCGAAGACGATGGTGGCGATGATGCCGGGGACGACACCGACGCCGAAGAAGATGATGCCGGGGATCAGATAGACCATCGCCGGCATGGTCTGCATGAAGTCCAGCACGGGACGGACGACCGCGCTGACCGTCTTGGACCGCGACGACCAGATGCCGAGCGGCACGGCCAGCGCCAGGGTGACCACGGTCGCGACGAGCACCAGCGACAGGGTGCCCATGGCCTCGTCCCACAGCTCGACCGAGTCGACGAGCGCGAATCCGGCGAAGGCGAGGACGCCGGCGAGCAGGCCCCGCAGCCACCATGCGGCGACGGCGAGGATGCCCGCGAGGAGCAGCGGCGCGGGGGCGGAGAGCACCGCGTCGACCGCGTCGTACATGCCGGTGACAAGGGCGCTGATCGCGTCGAACAGCCAGGAGAGGTGGCTCTGGAGGAAGCCGACTGCGCTGTCGACCCAGTCGCCGAGCGGGATCCTAGGCATGCGCGGTCACCTCCTCGTGGCCGGCACATGCCACGGGCGGACGCGTCTCGTCGCCGAGGAGTCCGATGATGCTGGACTGCTCG includes these proteins:
- a CDS encoding helical backbone metal receptor; amino-acid sequence: MRVVSLVPSLTEAIAVSAPGLLVGATDWCSHPGGLDVVRIRGTKNPDVEKIGRLRPDLVVANEEENREPDLAALRAAGLEVLLTEVRTLPQAFQELERTLEACGVSRPRWLDEAEAAWDAVVPYEWLSAVVPIWRRPWMVLGRDTFAGDLLARLGVRNLYDAHADRYPRIPIDELNASGADLVVLPDEPYAFTADDGPEAFPGMPAALVSGRHLTWYGPSLAEAPAALAAALRAAHR
- a CDS encoding ABC transporter permease/substrate binding protein, which translates into the protein MPRIPLGDWVDSAVGFLQSHLSWLFDAISALVTGMYDAVDAVLSAPAPLLLAGILAVAAWWLRGLLAGVLAFAGFALVDSVELWDEAMGTLSLVLVATVVTLALAVPLGIWSSRSKTVSAVVRPVLDFMQTMPAMVYLIPGIIFFGVGVVPGIIATIVFALAPGVRMTELGIRQVDGELVEAAEAFGTTPRDTLLRVQLPLALPTLMAGINQVIMLGLSMVVIAGMVGGGGLGGAVYRAIGNVDIGLGFEAGVSIVILAMYLDRMTGALGRQVSPLGRRALAKARAAAGGRLRIRNHRPRPAFAVAGIVVLSLIAGGMGMFGGTTSGTAVAGTGTGNGKKISLGYIPWDEGVASTFLWKELLEEHGYEVDAKQYEAGALYTGMAGGQIDFQTDAWLPVTHANYWAKYRNELEDMGAWYGPTSLELAVPSYMKGIDSLDDLKGKSDQFKGRIIGIEPSAGMMGLLKDKVLPAYGLDKEYQVVDGSTPGMLAELKRAYAKKEPIVVTLWSPHWAYSDYDLKKLKDPKGTWGKGDGVHTLTRKGFAEDNPEVAKWLKSFKLSEQQLTGLEAKIQQTGKGKEQEAVRAWLKENPGLAEKLTPTG
- a CDS encoding XRE family transcriptional regulator; the encoded protein is MDDKDSKDTLRVGAAVRRRRRALDLTLAAVAARSGLSVPFLSQIENERARPSMRSLERVADALETTAVQLLAAADAARTVDVVRAGDDSGLVADTRVRPVVHGHHQLHALEFTGEHDAGREYRHRNDELMYIADGTAEVEAEGRAYRLERGDTLYLSGGVRHRWRATEPGTRILVVAVADHVEVTES